The Funiculus sociatus GB2-C1 genome includes a region encoding these proteins:
- a CDS encoding GAF domain-containing protein → MTSSSTTINGWNNTDQVIDVVPHQDENYSGHQMPQNHQHQSDRGGSLATKTGSFTALLAPLKKESFKEVVTGVEDKLRVVNHTLSMLTDSQGFEAILQEMLNAITLKTGELLGADRTTIFLLDEEKNQLWSILAEGDEGKPLELRIPADKGIAGDVATRKKSINIQFDFYDDPRSAFAKKTDEKTGYRTYTMLTLPLLNEQGDLVAVVQLINKLKLPHEPEKKLAERIDLQGFSKEDETVFEEFAPSIRLILESSRSFYAATQKQRASDALMKATRSLSHCNLDLEDTLERVMDEAKNLMNADRSTLWLLDSDRHDLWTKISLADGSMRELRVPQGKGYVGKVAESGQPLNISFDLYDDPDSGVSKQLDQANGYRTCSLLCMPIFNADKELIGVTQLVNKKKQGELPPYNPQNWPEPPECWKASFNQSDEAFMEAFNIQAGVALQNAKLFATVKQQEQMQRDILRSLSNGVVSTDKSGYIIAANESAKKLLGFSEQDHLEGRKIDDLIRIKEGDFSKWFGAAIKAADEKCRRQYYPDQTLLSTGEEQHSVHLSINSIADASDASNVYGALVVMDDISQEKRLKSTMYRYMTQELAEQLINSGEAKLGGDRKEVSVLFSDIRSYTSLTERMEAEEVVQLLNEYFESMVDAVFKHKGTLDKYIGDAIMAVFGSPLPLDDHAWMSVQTAVEMRHRLEDFNERRLASKKQEIKIGIGINSDTVISGNIGSSRRMEFTAIGDGVNLGSRLESASKQYGCDIIISESTYRPCNDRVWARELDRIRVKGKNQPVSIYELVGLRSESIPDQKQHTIELYHKARELYLNREFAFAIGEFAKVMALDPQDKAAGLHLDRCKYWLTNPVPSDWDGVWTMTEK, encoded by the coding sequence ATGACATCTTCATCTACCACAATCAATGGTTGGAATAACACCGATCAGGTAATTGACGTTGTTCCCCACCAAGATGAAAATTACTCAGGGCATCAAATGCCGCAAAATCATCAACATCAATCGGATCGTGGTGGCTCATTAGCTACAAAAACCGGAAGTTTTACAGCGCTGCTCGCGCCGCTAAAAAAGGAAAGTTTTAAAGAAGTCGTTACAGGTGTTGAAGATAAACTTCGGGTAGTAAATCACACCCTGTCAATGCTGACAGACAGTCAGGGTTTTGAAGCCATTCTGCAAGAAATGCTGAATGCTATTACCTTGAAGACGGGAGAATTGCTAGGTGCAGACCGCACTACGATTTTTTTACTCGATGAAGAGAAGAACCAACTATGGTCAATTCTTGCCGAAGGAGATGAAGGGAAACCTTTAGAGTTGCGGATTCCTGCTGATAAAGGCATCGCCGGAGATGTAGCAACACGCAAGAAAAGCATTAATATACAGTTTGATTTCTACGACGATCCTCGGTCAGCGTTTGCCAAGAAAACCGACGAAAAAACAGGATACCGTACCTACACAATGTTAACTCTACCTTTGCTCAACGAGCAGGGAGATTTGGTGGCGGTAGTTCAATTAATTAATAAGTTAAAGTTACCGCATGAACCAGAAAAAAAATTAGCAGAAAGAATCGATCTACAAGGATTTTCTAAAGAAGACGAAACAGTTTTTGAAGAATTTGCCCCCTCAATTCGCCTAATTCTGGAAAGTTCCCGGTCGTTTTATGCGGCGACGCAGAAGCAAAGGGCAAGTGATGCCCTAATGAAGGCGACGCGCTCCTTGAGCCATTGTAATTTGGACTTAGAAGACACCCTGGAACGGGTGATGGATGAAGCGAAGAATTTGATGAACGCAGATCGCAGTACCTTGTGGCTGTTAGATAGCGATCGCCATGATTTATGGACAAAAATATCTCTGGCTGATGGTTCCATGAGAGAACTCAGAGTACCACAAGGCAAAGGTTATGTTGGTAAAGTTGCCGAATCTGGTCAACCTTTAAATATTTCCTTTGACTTATACGACGATCCCGACTCTGGAGTTTCTAAACAACTCGATCAAGCTAATGGTTATCGCACCTGTAGTTTATTATGTATGCCAATCTTTAATGCAGATAAAGAATTGATTGGTGTCACCCAACTTGTAAACAAGAAAAAGCAAGGAGAACTTCCCCCATATAATCCTCAAAATTGGCCGGAACCACCTGAATGCTGGAAGGCAAGCTTTAACCAAAGTGATGAAGCCTTTATGGAAGCATTTAATATTCAAGCGGGAGTAGCGTTGCAAAATGCCAAGTTGTTTGCGACAGTCAAGCAGCAAGAACAAATGCAGCGAGATATTCTCCGCAGTCTTTCTAATGGAGTTGTGTCTACTGATAAATCTGGTTATATTATTGCTGCTAATGAAAGTGCTAAGAAGCTTTTAGGATTTAGCGAACAAGACCATCTAGAAGGTAGAAAAATTGATGACCTTATTCGTATCAAAGAAGGCGACTTTTCCAAATGGTTTGGCGCGGCAATAAAAGCAGCTGATGAAAAATGCCGCCGGCAATATTACCCGGATCAAACTTTATTGTCTACTGGGGAGGAACAGCATAGCGTTCACCTATCGATTAACTCGATTGCTGATGCTAGCGACGCTAGCAATGTCTACGGTGCGCTGGTGGTGATGGATGATATCTCTCAAGAGAAACGCCTCAAGAGTACGATGTATCGCTACATGACGCAGGAACTGGCAGAACAGCTAATCAATAGCGGTGAGGCTAAATTAGGAGGCGATCGCAAGGAAGTTTCTGTCTTATTCTCAGATATTCGCAGCTACACCAGCTTGACCGAAAGAATGGAGGCGGAAGAAGTGGTGCAGCTGCTTAACGAATATTTTGAGTCAATGGTAGATGCTGTATTTAAGCACAAAGGCACTCTCGATAAATACATTGGTGATGCGATCATGGCGGTATTTGGTTCACCCTTACCTCTAGACGATCACGCCTGGATGTCGGTGCAAACAGCAGTGGAAATGCGCCATCGTTTGGAAGACTTCAATGAACGTCGTCTCGCATCCAAAAAGCAAGAAATCAAAATTGGTATTGGCATTAACTCCGACACGGTAATTAGTGGCAATATCGGCTCTAGTCGGCGTATGGAATTTACAGCGATTGGTGATGGTGTTAACCTGGGATCTCGCTTAGAAAGTGCCAGTAAGCAGTACGGTTGCGATATCATTATCAGCGAAAGCACCTATCGACCCTGCAATGACAGAGTATGGGCCAGAGAACTTGACCGTATTCGAGTTAAAGGCAAGAACCAACCAGTTAGTATTTATGAATTGGTGGGGTTACGTTCTGAGTCAATTCCCGATCAGAAGCAGCATACGATCGAGCTTTACCACAAAGCTCGCGAACTTTACCTCAATCGTGAATTTGCCTTCGCTATCGGCGAGTTTGCAAAAGTTATGGCACTTGATCCCCAGGATAAGGCAGCTGGCCTACACCTAGATCGTTGTAAGTATTGGCTCACCAACCCCGTCCCCAGTGACTGGGATGGCGTTTGGACGATGACGGAGAAGTAA
- a CDS encoding response regulator: protein MPSTLNDVPAILVVDDSPVMQTLLKKALEKKYKVLLADNAVDALSAIYHQPIEILLLDVSMPGVDGLELCRTIRSLPQFHHLPIIMLTARDGVFDKVQGRIAGATEYLTKPFDVEQLRQVVGSFVKSNCATEI, encoded by the coding sequence ATGCCTTCAACCTTGAATGATGTACCCGCTATCCTAGTAGTCGATGATAGTCCCGTAATGCAAACTCTGCTCAAAAAGGCGCTAGAGAAAAAATACAAAGTTTTATTAGCTGATAACGCAGTAGATGCCTTATCAGCGATATACCACCAGCCGATTGAAATTTTGTTACTAGATGTTTCAATGCCAGGAGTTGATGGATTAGAACTTTGCCGCACCATTCGCAGCTTACCACAATTTCATCATCTACCCATCATCATGTTAACAGCAAGAGATGGAGTATTTGACAAGGTGCAAGGACGGATTGCTGGTGCTACAGAATATTTGACAAAACCCTTCGATGTGGAGCAATTGCGTCAGGTTGTTGGCAGTTTTGTTAAGTCTAATTGTGCCACTGAAATTTGA
- the recN gene encoding DNA repair protein RecN, with protein sequence MLLSLRIENFALIDQLELEFGVGLNVLTGETGAGKSIILDAIDAALGGKVSKWSIRTGAERAMVEATFKVDPLMSDWLLEQEIELLDDNAIVCCREIACSQGSLRSRSRVNGVLVNRQMMDRLRDRLVEITAQGQTVQLMAPAIQRELLDVYAGEAVLTQRDVVQTAYLICQQAQALLDNRRQSEQQRLQRLDLLEYQAKELNTASLNEPDEQEQLEQELQRLSHVVDLQKLSYQVYQALYQNDSGESAGADLLGQAEATLSDMVTYDASLQPVLEMVSTALAQVVEAGQQINAYGDNLEADPQRLTEVEERIRELKQICRKYGPTLADAIAYHTRIGAELVELQGEGQSLEELEKNYQACQETLTEVSSKLTTLRRVAAGELETRLVAELKPLAMEKVQFQVKISPISPTATGADAIAFFFSPNPGEPLQPLAATASGGEMSRFLLALKACFSAGTHGDATLNAPGTLIFDEIDVGVSGRVAQAIADKLHQLSQRQQVLCVTHQPLVAAMADRHFRVDKQVIETNGNDKSLHPSSFILPPSERTVVRVSVLDNHQTRRQELATLAGGHSAKDAIAFAESLLTQAATVKHTYPG encoded by the coding sequence ATGCTCCTGTCTCTACGGATTGAAAACTTTGCCTTGATAGACCAGCTAGAACTCGAATTCGGCGTTGGTTTGAATGTTCTTACTGGCGAAACTGGTGCCGGAAAGTCGATTATTCTGGATGCGATTGATGCTGCTTTAGGCGGAAAAGTATCTAAATGGTCGATTAGAACTGGTGCTGAACGCGCGATGGTGGAAGCTACTTTTAAGGTAGACCCATTGATGAGTGACTGGCTGTTGGAGCAGGAGATTGAACTGCTCGACGACAATGCTATAGTTTGTTGTCGGGAAATTGCCTGCTCTCAGGGAAGTCTCCGCAGTCGATCTCGCGTGAATGGGGTTCTGGTGAACCGACAGATGATGGATCGTCTGCGCGATCGCTTGGTGGAAATTACCGCTCAAGGTCAAACTGTACAACTTATGGCACCAGCTATCCAGCGCGAGTTGCTGGATGTCTACGCTGGCGAAGCCGTACTTACACAGCGAGATGTCGTTCAAACTGCTTATCTTATCTGTCAACAAGCACAAGCTTTGCTTGACAACCGCCGCCAGTCTGAACAGCAACGTTTACAAAGGCTTGACTTGTTAGAATATCAAGCTAAAGAATTAAACACCGCTTCTTTAAACGAACCGGACGAACAAGAACAGCTAGAACAAGAACTCCAGCGCCTCAGTCATGTGGTGGATTTACAAAAGCTGAGTTATCAGGTTTATCAAGCTCTCTACCAAAATGACTCCGGTGAGTCAGCGGGTGCTGACTTGTTAGGACAAGCCGAGGCAACACTTAGTGATATGGTCACATATGATGCTAGCCTGCAACCAGTATTGGAAATGGTAAGTACCGCACTGGCGCAGGTAGTGGAAGCCGGACAGCAAATTAACGCCTACGGTGATAATTTGGAGGCAGATCCCCAGCGACTAACTGAGGTTGAGGAGCGGATCAGGGAACTTAAGCAGATTTGCCGCAAGTATGGCCCGACTTTAGCGGATGCGATCGCATACCATACTCGCATCGGGGCAGAACTTGTAGAACTTCAGGGAGAAGGACAGTCTCTCGAAGAACTGGAAAAAAATTATCAAGCGTGTCAGGAAACCTTAACCGAAGTTTCTAGCAAACTCACAACTCTGCGCCGCGTTGCTGCTGGCGAACTAGAAACGCGACTGGTAGCAGAACTCAAGCCTTTAGCAATGGAAAAGGTGCAGTTTCAAGTTAAGATTTCGCCTATTTCCCCAACTGCAACTGGTGCAGACGCGATCGCCTTTTTCTTCAGTCCAAACCCCGGAGAACCACTGCAACCGCTGGCTGCAACTGCATCTGGAGGAGAAATGAGCCGCTTTTTGCTGGCTTTGAAAGCTTGCTTTTCGGCAGGAACACACGGTGATGCTACCCTTAACGCTCCGGGTACGCTAATCTTTGATGAAATAGATGTGGGAGTGTCTGGAAGAGTAGCGCAAGCGATCGCAGATAAACTTCACCAACTTTCCCAACGACAGCAAGTTTTGTGCGTTACGCACCAACCCCTGGTTGCAGCAATGGCAGATCGACATTTTCGCGTCGATAAACAAGTCATCGAAACCAATGGCAACGATAAATCACTTCATCCTTCATCCTTTATCCTTCCTCCCTCCGAACGCACTGTCGTTAGGGTAAGCGTTCTAGACAATCATCAAACTCGCCGCCAAGAACTAGCAACCCTAGCTGGCGGACACTCCGCCAAAGATGCGATCGCCTTTGCCGAGTCTCTTCTTACTCAAGCCGCCACGGTCAAACACACCTACCCTGGATAA